From Pusillibacter faecalis, one genomic window encodes:
- the recA gene encoding recombinase RecA has product MAKDKGPLPSAAPADDKKRAIDTAMAQIEKMYGKGSIMRFGDRSELNVDYIPTGSLALDVALGIGGLPKGRIIEIYGPESSGKTTLALHVVAEAQKRGGEVAFVDAEHALDPTYARALGVRVEDMLISQPDTGEQALEITEALVRSGAIDVIVVDSVAALVPRAEIEGEMGDSYVGLQARLMSQALRKLTGAIGKTNTIVIFINQLREKVGVMYGNPEVTTGGRALKFYSSVRIDVRRVEALKNGSEVVGSRTRAKVVKNKVAPPFREAEFDIMYGQGIAREGELIDLGVKLDLVQKAGSWFSMGETRIGQGRDAAKKYLLDNPEIAAQLEEDIRKNFDKLMSSQSRIAAKAAGRAVDVSADDFDDAD; this is encoded by the coding sequence ATGGCAAAGGACAAGGGACCGCTGCCCAGCGCGGCACCGGCGGACGATAAGAAGCGGGCTATCGACACCGCGATGGCCCAGATTGAGAAGATGTATGGCAAGGGTTCTATTATGCGATTTGGGGACCGGTCCGAGCTGAATGTGGACTATATCCCAACGGGCTCCCTGGCACTGGATGTGGCGCTTGGAATTGGGGGCCTTCCCAAGGGCAGGATCATTGAAATCTACGGGCCGGAATCCTCCGGCAAGACCACGCTGGCCCTGCACGTGGTGGCGGAGGCCCAGAAGCGGGGGGGTGAGGTGGCCTTTGTGGACGCGGAGCACGCATTGGACCCCACCTATGCCCGAGCTCTGGGGGTGCGGGTGGAGGACATGCTGATCTCCCAGCCGGACACCGGTGAGCAGGCCTTAGAGATCACCGAGGCTCTGGTACGTTCCGGTGCCATCGACGTGATCGTGGTGGACTCCGTAGCGGCGCTGGTGCCCCGGGCGGAGATTGAGGGCGAGATGGGCGACAGCTATGTGGGGCTGCAGGCCCGGCTGATGAGCCAGGCGCTCCGTAAGCTCACTGGCGCCATCGGCAAGACCAACACCATTGTCATTTTCATCAACCAGCTCCGGGAGAAGGTAGGCGTCATGTACGGAAACCCTGAAGTCACCACCGGCGGCCGAGCACTGAAATTTTATTCTTCCGTTCGTATTGATGTGCGTCGGGTGGAGGCGCTGAAAAACGGCAGCGAGGTGGTGGGCAGCCGCACCCGGGCCAAGGTTGTCAAGAATAAAGTCGCGCCCCCCTTCCGAGAGGCGGAGTTTGACATCATGTATGGCCAGGGCATCGCCCGGGAGGGAGAGCTGATCGATCTGGGCGTGAAGCTGGACCTGGTACAGAAGGCCGGCTCCTGGTTCTCCATGGGAGAGACCCGGATTGGCCAAGGCCGGGACGCCGCCAAAAAATACCTGCTGGATAACCCGGAGATCGCCGCCCAGCTGGAGGAGGATATCCGGAAAAACTTTGATAAGCTGATGAGCAGCCAGTCCCGCATTGCGGCCAAGGCTGCGGGACGTGCTGTCGATGTGAGCGCCGACGATTTTGACGATGCGGATTGA
- the rimO gene encoding 30S ribosomal protein S12 methylthiotransferase RimO, which yields MSYNVAFISLGCAKNQVNCEQMMASVQAAGHTIQTDPEGADVAVVNTCGFLASACEEAIDNILEMAELKKAGKLKKLLVTGCMAQRYQADVLGELPEVDGILGTGSYGEIVAAIDEVMTGGFRPCRLGNIHTAEQGGARILSTPPWYAYLRIAEGCDNHCAYCVIPSLRGKYRSRPLEELLDEAAELASAGVQELLVIAQDITRYGTDLNGEHQLAKLLRQLCKLDFHWIRLHYLYPDEITEELIDVIAAEPKIVKYLDIPIQHCNDGILKAMNRRDTKAELLALFEKLRARIPGLVLRTSLITGLPGEGAAEFEELCQFLREVRIERAGVFPFSPEEGTRAAQMEHVDMDEAKRRSELAVDVQSDIIDAYNESVLGLEREVLCEGFDAQAQMYAGRSYAESPDIDGHIYFTADEAVEPGTFVIVRLTGVMDGELTGEAVE from the coding sequence ATGTCATATAATGTTGCATTTATTTCCCTGGGCTGTGCCAAAAACCAGGTGAACTGCGAGCAGATGATGGCCTCTGTCCAGGCTGCCGGACATACCATCCAGACTGACCCGGAGGGGGCGGATGTGGCGGTGGTGAATACCTGCGGCTTCCTGGCCTCCGCCTGTGAAGAGGCCATCGACAATATTCTGGAAATGGCGGAGCTGAAAAAGGCCGGAAAGCTCAAAAAGCTTCTCGTCACCGGCTGCATGGCCCAGCGCTATCAGGCTGATGTGCTGGGAGAGCTTCCGGAGGTGGACGGCATTCTGGGCACCGGCAGCTATGGTGAAATTGTGGCAGCCATTGACGAGGTCATGACCGGCGGATTCCGGCCCTGCCGCCTGGGAAATATTCACACAGCAGAGCAGGGAGGAGCCCGTATTCTCTCCACACCGCCCTGGTACGCCTACTTACGGATTGCAGAGGGCTGCGATAACCACTGCGCCTATTGCGTAATTCCGTCACTGCGGGGCAAGTACCGGAGCCGTCCGCTGGAGGAGCTTCTGGACGAGGCGGCGGAGCTGGCCTCTGCCGGAGTCCAGGAGCTGCTGGTGATCGCTCAGGATATTACGCGCTACGGCACGGACCTGAATGGAGAGCATCAGCTGGCGAAGCTGCTGCGGCAACTCTGTAAGCTGGACTTCCATTGGATCCGTCTCCATTACCTCTATCCGGATGAGATCACCGAGGAGTTGATCGACGTGATTGCAGCGGAGCCAAAGATCGTCAAATATCTGGACATCCCCATCCAGCACTGCAACGACGGGATTTTGAAAGCCATGAACCGCCGGGACACCAAGGCGGAGCTGCTGGCGCTCTTTGAAAAGCTCCGTGCCCGGATTCCCGGCCTGGTGCTGCGGACCAGCCTCATCACCGGGCTTCCTGGCGAGGGAGCGGCGGAGTTCGAGGAGCTGTGCCAGTTCCTGCGGGAGGTCCGCATTGAACGAGCTGGAGTATTTCCCTTCTCTCCGGAGGAGGGGACCCGGGCGGCACAGATGGAGCACGTGGACATGGATGAAGCCAAGCGCCGCTCAGAGCTGGCGGTGGACGTACAGTCCGACATCATCGACGCGTATAATGAGTCTGTCCTTGGTTTGGAGCGGGAGGTGCTGTGCGAGGGCTTTGACGCCCAGGCCCAGATGTATGCGGGCCGCAGTTATGCCGAATCCCCAGATATTGACGGACACATCTACTTTACAGCCGATGAGGCGGTGGAACCGGGGACTTTTGTTATTGTCCGTCTAACTGGCGTGATGGACGGCGAGCTGACCGGCGAGGCGGTGGAATGA
- the prmC gene encoding peptide chain release factor N(5)-glutamine methyltransferase, producing MATTYNNLYLDIRQRLRAAGIESATLEARELVCFGTGKSREELARSGGLYASPELEQRVQKLVDRHLAGEPVAYLIGEWEFYGLPLDISPDVLIPRPDTEVLVEEAVKYLQEQEECRVLDLCSGSGCIGLALASQVSRVRVVLGEYSDAALKICRQNIRRNGLSARVVSVQADARERPGRTLGEFQCIISNPPYIPRGDIAGLDASVRDYEPHLALDGGEDGLDFYRSISEQWRECLVPGGRLYFEVGIGQADAVLRIMRTQGFGDIQVVKDHQDIPRVVFGTLCTEV from the coding sequence ATGGCGACCACATATAACAATTTGTATTTGGATATTCGGCAGCGCCTTCGGGCCGCAGGCATCGAATCCGCCACGCTGGAGGCCCGGGAACTGGTATGCTTCGGAACCGGCAAGAGCCGGGAGGAACTGGCACGCTCCGGCGGGCTGTATGCCTCCCCGGAGCTGGAACAGCGGGTGCAGAAGCTGGTGGACCGTCACTTGGCCGGAGAGCCGGTGGCCTATCTCATCGGAGAATGGGAGTTTTACGGACTGCCGCTGGACATTTCCCCGGACGTGCTGATTCCACGGCCAGACACAGAGGTGTTGGTGGAAGAAGCTGTGAAGTACCTCCAGGAACAGGAGGAGTGCCGGGTTTTGGACTTGTGTTCTGGCAGTGGCTGTATAGGGTTAGCCCTTGCCAGCCAGGTTTCCCGGGTCAGGGTGGTGTTGGGGGAGTATTCTGACGCGGCGTTGAAAATCTGCCGTCAGAATATTCGCCGCAACGGCCTGAGTGCCCGGGTAGTGTCTGTGCAGGCAGATGCCAGGGAGCGTCCAGGCCGCACCCTGGGGGAATTTCAGTGTATTATCTCCAACCCGCCCTACATTCCCAGAGGGGATATTGCCGGGCTGGATGCATCCGTCCGGGACTATGAGCCGCATCTGGCGCTGGACGGAGGAGAAGATGGTCTGGATTTCTACCGCAGCATCTCCGAGCAATGGAGAGAGTGCCTTGTGCCTGGCGGACGGCTCTATTTTGAGGTTGGAATCGGACAGGCGGACGCGGTGCTGCGCATCATGCGCACCCAGGGCTTTGGCGATATTCAGGTGGTGAAGGACCACCAGGATATCCCCAGAGTGGTGTTCGGCACACTCTGCACGGAGGTCTGA
- a CDS encoding regulatory protein RecX, translated as MRIERIEASRHKRGRVLVFLEDGACLKITEQELLDFGLRAGDLLDQAALRRLKEAAGASNTKAAAADLVGRRAMSRRDLERKLREKGASEAEAHYAAEWMEAIGAINDADYAAALVRHCGEKGYGPARVREKLHEKGVPRELWEEALEALPDPAGQIDRFLLSKLRGRTPDEKEKKRLCDALARRGFAWPDIRAAWSRLGAEITEN; from the coding sequence ATGCGGATTGAGCGCATTGAGGCGTCCCGGCATAAACGGGGCAGAGTGTTGGTCTTTTTGGAGGACGGCGCCTGCCTGAAGATCACGGAGCAGGAGCTGCTGGACTTCGGCCTGCGGGCTGGGGATCTTTTGGACCAGGCGGCACTACGGCGGCTGAAGGAGGCTGCCGGCGCTTCCAATACCAAGGCCGCCGCAGCGGACCTCGTTGGGCGGCGGGCTATGAGCCGACGGGATTTGGAGCGCAAGCTCCGGGAAAAGGGAGCCAGTGAGGCGGAGGCCCACTATGCCGCTGAGTGGATGGAGGCTATCGGCGCCATCAACGATGCGGACTATGCCGCGGCCCTGGTTCGCCACTGCGGGGAGAAGGGATATGGTCCCGCACGGGTTCGGGAGAAGCTCCATGAAAAGGGTGTGCCCCGGGAGCTGTGGGAGGAGGCCCTGGAGGCTCTGCCGGACCCGGCCGGGCAGATCGACCGCTTCCTGCTGTCCAAGCTCCGAGGCAGGACCCCGGATGAGAAGGAGAAAAAGCGCCTTTGTGACGCGTTGGCCCGCCGGGGCTTTGCCTGGCCGGATATCCGGGCAGCCTGGAGCCGCTTGGGAGCGGAGATCACGGAAAACTGA
- a CDS encoding EcsC family protein translates to MKRDAWEQEFRAVWRREERFLRQYECPPKSPLDQKVSELAPEKLIETLRAAFEKAVAVVFDKGSGVVIRENRRAEQQRTYQINAYAAHLQETRRSLRAFSKAADRAGRGSVLLGGAAGIGMGLLGMTLPDVPLVTVLLLKCVYETAESFGFSCKEETERIYALRLIETALSEGAVLRENNQVLEHFAQTGIWHDPITVNLQIKATARRLAESMLYGKALQNIPLAGAVGGAGDFLCLRRVRRYASIKYQKRFLLRRRMEQD, encoded by the coding sequence ATGAAACGGGACGCTTGGGAACAGGAGTTTCGGGCGGTTTGGCGGCGCGAGGAGCGGTTCCTGCGACAATACGAATGTCCGCCGAAGAGCCCTTTGGATCAGAAGGTGTCGGAGCTTGCTCCGGAAAAGCTGATTGAGACGCTGCGAGCTGCCTTTGAAAAGGCAGTGGCTGTTGTGTTTGACAAGGGAAGCGGCGTTGTCATCAGGGAGAACCGAAGGGCGGAACAGCAGCGGACTTATCAGATCAACGCATATGCGGCCCACTTGCAGGAGACCCGCAGAAGCCTCCGGGCTTTCTCCAAGGCGGCGGACCGGGCCGGGCGGGGCAGTGTCCTGCTGGGAGGCGCCGCTGGCATTGGGATGGGACTGCTTGGGATGACGCTGCCGGACGTGCCTTTGGTGACAGTCCTGCTGCTCAAATGCGTGTATGAGACGGCGGAGAGCTTCGGCTTTTCCTGTAAAGAGGAGACAGAGCGCATCTATGCGCTGCGCTTGATTGAAACAGCCCTTTCCGAAGGAGCGGTGCTGCGGGAAAATAACCAGGTGCTGGAACACTTTGCCCAGACGGGTATTTGGCATGACCCCATTACAGTGAACCTTCAGATCAAGGCCACGGCCCGCCGGCTGGCGGAGAGCATGCTGTATGGAAAGGCCCTGCAGAACATCCCGCTGGCAGGCGCTGTGGGTGGCGCAGGTGATTTTCTTTGCCTGCGGCGTGTGCGGCGGTACGCGTCCATCAAATACCAAAAACGATTTCTGCTGCGCCGCCGGATGGAGCAGGACTGA
- a CDS encoding DUF1385 domain-containing protein, with translation MAEEKNSCGFRTSIGGQALIEGILMRGPEKQAIVVRDQDGNLVEKVEALKMIKDRYPILGMPLIRGTVNFLAAMVSGVRALMYSADFYPEEEASEPSRFEQWLERHLTSKKLESAIVMLAVAMGVGLSVFLFMVLPTFLTGGLLHLFPDFPMWGRNLMEGILKVLIFLGYLIVCSRQKDIYRVFQYHGAEHKTIFCYEAGLPLTVENVRIQPRHHPRCGTSFLFVVIFVSILLSSVVFGIWPITNVWLRTLIHLLLLPLVVGVTYEFNRWVGRHVQDNGLAKILTAPGLWLQNFTTNEPDDSMMECAIRSLELVLPEEKGKDAW, from the coding sequence ATGGCAGAAGAGAAAAATTCCTGCGGCTTCCGCACCAGCATTGGCGGACAGGCGCTGATTGAGGGCATTCTGATGCGGGGGCCGGAGAAGCAGGCCATTGTGGTCCGGGATCAGGACGGAAACCTGGTGGAAAAGGTGGAGGCCCTGAAAATGATCAAGGACCGCTACCCCATTCTAGGCATGCCTCTGATCCGGGGGACAGTCAACTTTCTGGCGGCGATGGTTAGCGGCGTGCGGGCACTGATGTACTCGGCGGATTTTTATCCAGAGGAGGAGGCGTCCGAGCCCTCCCGATTTGAGCAATGGTTGGAGCGGCATCTCACCAGCAAAAAGCTGGAGAGTGCCATTGTTATGCTGGCAGTTGCGATGGGAGTGGGGCTGAGCGTGTTCCTCTTCATGGTGCTGCCAACCTTCCTCACAGGGGGACTGCTGCATCTCTTTCCGGATTTCCCGATGTGGGGGCGGAACCTGATGGAGGGAATTCTCAAGGTGCTGATCTTCCTGGGCTATTTGATTGTGTGTTCTAGACAAAAGGATATCTACCGCGTGTTCCAATACCATGGTGCGGAGCATAAGACCATCTTCTGCTACGAGGCGGGTCTGCCACTGACGGTGGAGAATGTCCGAATCCAGCCGCGCCACCATCCGCGATGTGGGACCAGCTTCCTGTTTGTAGTGATTTTTGTGTCCATACTGCTCTCCAGCGTGGTATTCGGCATCTGGCCCATCACCAATGTCTGGCTGCGGACGCTTATTCATCTGCTCCTGTTGCCCTTGGTGGTGGGGGTCACTTATGAGTTTAACCGCTGGGTGGGGCGGCATGTACAGGATAACGGCCTTGCTAAAATCCTGACTGCACCCGGACTTTGGCTCCAAAATTTCACCACAAACGAGCCGGACGACAGTATGATGGAGTGTGCGATCCGCTCTTTGGAGCTGGTGCTGCCTGAGGAAAAAGGCAAGGATGCCTGGTAA
- a CDS encoding sensor histidine kinase — translation MARKKIGRWRVLRLRGLQRRWLFNTVMPVFLLLILLVVAFSVGICSYYYGSMQKGLESRAQAMANSFNDYFMDSGYNTYYQMAVRSAESFEDKDRIEMQFINSSGRIQVSTSGLTAGTSPGTPDIGQAQAGSEMTPYPYQGIDPETGEQIMAVSYPLASNGRVVGVLRLVTSLRVVNSQVLMMILLVVLVSGLCMSLIIMSNLIFINSVVEPVAVVTESAKRISDGSYGFQIEKQYPDELGELVKNINLMSLKISQNEKMQTEFISSVSHELRTPLTAINGWGETILEDPTGDPEQLRRGIRIILNESRRLSTMVEELLEFSKMQDGRFTLQIEQVDLQAELEDAIFTYRELFRQEGIELEYETPEDLLPPIPGDPERLKQVFCNVLDNAAKHGGAGKRIVASIAREGEEQVIRVRDFGPGIPEAELPFVKQKFYKGTSKARGSGIGLAVCDEIVGLHGGQFEIGNAEGGGAMVTIRLPMQK, via the coding sequence GTGGCCCGGAAAAAGATAGGAAGATGGAGAGTTTTGCGGCTGCGGGGCCTACAGCGGCGCTGGCTGTTTAACACCGTGATGCCGGTTTTTTTGCTGCTGATCCTGCTGGTGGTGGCGTTCTCGGTGGGTATCTGCAGCTATTATTACGGCTCCATGCAGAAGGGACTGGAATCCCGTGCCCAGGCCATGGCGAACTCCTTTAACGACTATTTCATGGACAGCGGCTACAACACCTATTACCAGATGGCAGTCCGATCTGCGGAGTCCTTTGAGGACAAAGACCGCATTGAGATGCAATTTATCAACAGCAGCGGGCGGATTCAGGTTTCCACCTCCGGCCTGACGGCTGGAACTTCCCCGGGCACACCGGACATTGGCCAGGCTCAGGCGGGGAGCGAGATGACGCCCTATCCCTATCAGGGAATCGACCCCGAGACAGGGGAGCAGATTATGGCAGTGTCCTACCCGCTGGCCTCCAATGGCCGGGTGGTGGGGGTTCTGCGTCTGGTCACGTCACTGCGGGTGGTGAACAGCCAAGTGTTGATGATGATCTTGCTGGTGGTTCTGGTCTCCGGGCTGTGCATGTCCCTGATTATCATGTCCAACCTGATTTTCATCAACAGTGTGGTGGAGCCGGTGGCGGTTGTGACGGAGTCGGCCAAGCGGATTTCTGATGGCAGCTATGGCTTCCAGATTGAAAAGCAGTACCCGGATGAGCTGGGTGAGCTGGTGAAGAACATCAACCTGATGTCTTTGAAGATCAGCCAGAACGAGAAGATGCAGACGGAGTTTATTTCCTCGGTCTCCCATGAGCTGCGCACCCCGCTGACTGCAATCAACGGCTGGGGCGAGACGATTCTGGAGGACCCCACCGGCGACCCGGAGCAGCTGCGGCGGGGCATCCGGATTATTCTGAACGAGTCCCGGCGCCTGTCCACCATGGTGGAGGAACTGCTGGAGTTCTCCAAAATGCAGGACGGCCGCTTTACACTCCAGATTGAGCAGGTAGATCTGCAAGCGGAGCTTGAGGACGCCATCTTTACCTACCGGGAGCTCTTCCGGCAGGAGGGTATTGAGCTGGAATATGAGACGCCGGAGGACCTTCTGCCGCCCATCCCCGGCGATCCGGAGCGGCTCAAACAGGTATTCTGCAATGTGCTGGACAATGCTGCCAAACACGGCGGTGCCGGCAAGCGCATTGTCGCTTCCATTGCCAGAGAGGGCGAGGAGCAGGTGATTCGGGTACGGGACTTTGGCCCTGGCATTCCGGAGGCAGAGCTGCCCTTCGTCAAGCAGAAATTCTATAAGGGTACTTCCAAAGCCCGGGGCAGCGGCATCGGACTTGCCGTGTGCGATGAGATCGTGGGGCTTCATGGAGGCCAGTTTGAAATCGGCAACGCGGAGGGCGGCGGCGCGATGGTGACGATTCGCCTTCCCATGCAAAAATAG
- a CDS encoding response regulator transcription factor has protein sequence MRKVLVLEDESSIRSFIVINLRRAGYDVIEAGSGEEALECLKENPDTKVALLDIMLPGIDGFEVCRRIRATNTKIGIIMLTARSQEMDKVTGLMTGADDYVTKPFSPAELTARVDALFRRAGGEDPVNTGEIRQDPFLLNTRNRTLEKNGQRIKLTQVEYSIMRVFMENPGKALSREEILDRVWGRDYFGELKIVDVNIRRLRLKIEDNVQNPVYITTVWGYGYKWGF, from the coding sequence ATGAGAAAAGTTTTGGTCTTGGAGGATGAGTCCAGCATCCGGAGCTTTATTGTGATCAACCTGCGGCGCGCCGGATACGATGTGATTGAGGCGGGGAGCGGCGAGGAGGCCTTAGAGTGTCTCAAGGAAAACCCGGACACCAAGGTGGCGCTGCTGGATATCATGCTACCCGGGATTGACGGATTTGAGGTTTGCCGGCGCATTCGGGCGACGAATACAAAGATCGGCATTATTATGCTCACCGCCCGTTCTCAGGAGATGGATAAGGTGACGGGGCTGATGACCGGTGCCGATGACTATGTGACAAAGCCTTTTTCCCCAGCGGAATTGACCGCCCGGGTGGACGCGCTGTTCCGGCGGGCAGGGGGGGAAGACCCGGTCAACACCGGGGAAATCCGGCAGGACCCTTTCCTGCTGAATACCAGAAACCGGACTTTGGAGAAAAACGGCCAGCGGATCAAGCTGACCCAGGTGGAGTACTCCATCATGCGGGTTTTCATGGAGAACCCTGGCAAGGCGCTGTCCCGGGAGGAGATTCTGGATCGGGTCTGGGGCCGGGACTATTTTGGAGAGCTGAAGATTGTGGATGTGAACATCCGGCGTCTGCGGCTGAAGATTGAGGACAACGTACAAAACCCGGTTTATATCACCACCGTGTGGGGGTACGGGTATAAGTGGGGATTCTGA
- the pgsA gene encoding CDP-diacylglycerol--glycerol-3-phosphate 3-phosphatidyltransferase, which yields MNLPNKLTLLRIILIPVFMAVLYWGFPNAGYVALAIFIVASLTDLLDGKIARKYNLVTDFGKFADPLADKMLVTAAMLWFVEIGQMPAWALLIVICREFAVSGLRMIASDKGRVIAAGWSGKVKTASTMVCVVLMFLPIPPVVNTICVWVITLTTLYSGVEYFVKNQDVIASA from the coding sequence ATGAATCTGCCAAACAAACTGACGCTGCTGCGCATTATTCTGATCCCTGTGTTTATGGCTGTTTTATACTGGGGGTTCCCCAATGCCGGGTACGTGGCCCTGGCGATTTTCATTGTCGCCAGTCTCACGGACCTGCTGGACGGCAAGATCGCCCGAAAGTACAACCTGGTGACGGACTTTGGCAAGTTTGCGGACCCACTGGCGGACAAAATGCTGGTGACGGCCGCCATGCTGTGGTTTGTGGAGATTGGGCAAATGCCGGCCTGGGCGCTGCTGATTGTGATCTGCCGGGAATTCGCCGTGAGCGGTCTGCGGATGATCGCCAGCGACAAGGGGCGGGTGATCGCTGCGGGCTGGTCCGGAAAAGTCAAGACCGCCTCCACTATGGTGTGTGTGGTGCTGATGTTCCTGCCGATTCCGCCAGTGGTGAACACTATTTGCGTGTGGGTAATCACTTTGACCACGCTTTATTCCGGCGTGGAGTATTTTGTGAAGAACCAGGATGTGATTGCCTCCGCCTGA
- a CDS encoding helix-hairpin-helix domain-containing protein: MSSPLEEIPGVGPRIAAVMEALGIQAVSDLAGADPEELYRRECLMKGFQEDRCALYVWRAAVYYAEHPRPEAEKLKWWYWKNRPYPPEEGEKR; this comes from the coding sequence ATGAGTTCGCCGCTGGAGGAAATTCCCGGCGTGGGTCCTCGGATTGCGGCTGTGATGGAGGCGCTGGGCATCCAGGCGGTTTCCGACCTCGCGGGGGCGGACCCGGAGGAATTGTACCGGCGGGAATGCCTGATGAAGGGCTTTCAGGAGGACCGCTGCGCCCTCTATGTGTGGCGGGCGGCGGTCTATTATGCCGAGCACCCACGGCCGGAAGCGGAAAAACTGAAGTGGTGGTACTGGAAGAACCGGCCCTACCCACCGGAAGAAGGAGAAAAGCGATGA
- the thrS gene encoding threonine--tRNA ligase: MSEENKSEFTFESPEYRKTYWHTCSHVLAQAVKRLWPEVKLAIGPSIDEGFYYDMDAPFAFTPEHLAEIEAEMRKICKEKLKLERFELPREEALKFMEEKGEPYKVELINDLPADAHISFYQQGEFTDLCAGPHLDSTGRIKGNAIKLTACNAAYWRGDSNRETLQRIYGIAFPKKEELDAYLERIEEAKRRDHRKLGKELGLFMMTEEGPGFPFFLPKGMVLKNTLLDYWRQCHKRYGYVEIATPIILNQELWHRSGHWDHYKDNMYTTVIDGEDYAVKPMNCPGGMLVYKNEPHSYRDLPLRMAELGLVHRHEMSGALHGLFRVRCFTQDDAHIFMTPEQMKDEIKNVVKLFDEIYSTFGLTYQIELSTMPEDHMGDEKDWKFAEDTLQAAITEMGKAFVINAGDGAFYGPKLDFHLADSLGRTWQCGTIQLDFQMPERFELEYTGEDGQKHRPVMIHRALLGSIERFIGVITEHFAGAFPAWLSPVQVKVLPITDRAAGYAKELQEALDARGFRVEVDGRNEKVGKKIREATMEKVPYMLVVGDRDMENGTVSVRHRSGEDLGAMSLEDFIKLLDHEVQTRAIQ; this comes from the coding sequence ATGTCCGAAGAAAACAAGAGCGAATTTACCTTTGAAAGCCCCGAATACCGCAAGACCTATTGGCACACCTGCTCCCACGTGCTGGCACAGGCCGTCAAGCGCCTGTGGCCGGAGGTGAAGCTGGCCATCGGCCCCTCTATCGATGAGGGCTTTTATTACGATATGGATGCGCCCTTTGCCTTTACGCCGGAACACCTGGCCGAGATCGAGGCGGAGATGCGGAAAATCTGCAAGGAAAAGCTGAAGCTGGAGCGGTTTGAGTTGCCCCGGGAAGAGGCTTTGAAGTTCATGGAGGAAAAGGGTGAGCCCTATAAGGTGGAGCTGATCAACGACCTGCCCGCCGACGCCCATATCAGTTTCTATCAACAGGGCGAGTTCACCGACCTGTGCGCCGGCCCCCATCTGGATTCCACCGGCCGGATCAAGGGCAATGCCATCAAGCTCACTGCCTGTAACGCCGCTTACTGGCGGGGCGACTCCAACCGTGAGACCCTCCAGCGGATTTACGGCATCGCCTTCCCCAAGAAGGAGGAGCTGGACGCATATCTGGAGCGGATTGAGGAGGCCAAGCGACGGGACCACCGGAAGCTGGGCAAGGAGCTGGGGCTCTTTATGATGACGGAAGAGGGACCGGGTTTCCCCTTCTTCCTGCCAAAGGGCATGGTGCTGAAGAACACACTGCTGGACTATTGGCGTCAATGCCACAAGCGCTACGGCTATGTGGAGATCGCAACCCCCATTATCCTCAATCAGGAGCTGTGGCACCGCAGCGGTCACTGGGACCACTATAAGGACAACATGTATACCACCGTTATTGACGGCGAGGATTACGCCGTTAAGCCCATGAACTGCCCCGGCGGCATGCTGGTATACAAGAACGAGCCTCACTCCTATCGGGATCTGCCCCTGCGGATGGCGGAGCTGGGTCTAGTCCACCGCCACGAGATGTCCGGGGCACTCCATGGTCTGTTCCGGGTCCGGTGCTTCACACAGGATGACGCACATATCTTCATGACGCCGGAGCAGATGAAGGATGAGATCAAGAACGTGGTGAAGCTCTTTGACGAGATTTACTCCACCTTTGGCCTGACCTACCAGATTGAGCTCTCCACCATGCCGGAGGACCACATGGGCGATGAGAAGGACTGGAAGTTTGCGGAGGACACCCTCCAGGCCGCCATCACTGAGATGGGGAAGGCGTTCGTCATCAACGCCGGCGATGGAGCCTTCTATGGCCCCAAGCTGGACTTCCATCTGGCGGACTCCCTGGGACGGACGTGGCAGTGCGGCACCATTCAGCTGGACTTCCAGATGCCGGAGCGCTTTGAGCTGGAATATACCGGCGAGGACGGGCAGAAGCACCGCCCCGTCATGATTCACCGGGCGCTCTTAGGCTCCATTGAGCGATTTATCGGCGTCATTACGGAGCATTTCGCGGGAGCTTTCCCTGCGTGGCTCTCCCCGGTGCAGGTCAAGGTACTGCCCATTACAGACCGGGCCGCCGGCTATGCCAAGGAACTGCAGGAGGCGCTGGATGCCCGGGGCTTCCGGGTAGAGGTGGACGGCCGCAATGAGAAGGTCGGCAAGAAGATCCGCGAGGCCACCATGGAGAAAGTCCCCTATATGCTGGTGGTGGGAGACCGGGACATGGAGAATGGCACTGTCTCTGTCCGGCACCGCTCCGGAGAGGACCTGGGCGCCATGTCCCTGGAGGACTTCATCAAGCTGCTGGATCACGAGGTTCAGACCAGAGCGATCCAATAA